CCGGTTGCACCACCGAGGCGTGCGATTTTAACGCGAATCTCGCGGCCATACGGAAAAAGGGGGCGGTTGTTCTGGGGGTCAGTTTCGATGACGAAAAGAAGCACCAGCAGTTTATCAAGAAACATGGCCTCGAATTCGACCTTCTGGTGGACAACGCCAAAGAGGTGGCCCAAAAATACGGCGTTTATCAGATGAAAAAGTTCATGGGGAAGGAATTCATGGGGATCGTCCGGACCACCTTTATTATTGACGGGAATGGAAGGATCAAAAAAATCTTCCCGCAGGTGAAGGTCGATGGGCATGTGGATGAGGTGCTGGGAGTATTGTGAAGGGTTGTGATTTAATTCTTGCAATATTTTTCAAAAATAATTAGCGTACGCCCCGTTTTTGGCATTCCCATTATCTATACCCTTTTAAGGAGAATCAAAATGAACAAACTGCTTTCCTTGGTCGCCGTCATTTTAACCGCATCGCTTGTTTCCGCGTGCAAACCGCAAGGCGCCAGCGAGGCGCCGGCGGAGGCCCCTCCTCCTGCTCCCGCCGAGGCTCCCATGGCCCCCATGCCCGAAGCGGCCCCTGCTCCTGAAGCGGCTCCCGCTCCCGAAGCGGCACCGGCCCCGGCTGAACAGCCTGCGGCGCCCGGCCAGTAATTTCAGGCCCGCGATAATACGGGCTGTTTGCACTGTTCTGTTTTGAGCGCCCCCGTCCGCCTGCGGCGGATGGGGGTTTTTTTGCTTCATTCCGCCCTTTTTCTGTGCAATATTTGCCTCCCATGAATAAACTCCCTCTTAAACTGATTGTTGTCTTTTGTCTTCTTGGCGGCATGATGGCCCTTTTTTTGACCATTCAACACTACAAGCTCCTCGATCACGGTTTTGAAGAAAAGAGCTTTTGCACCGTCAACGAATGGATCGACTGCGATACCGTCAATGCCAGTTCTTACTCCTCCCTTTTCGGACTTCCCGTTTCGGGGCTCGGTTTTTTATACTATCTGGTTATTCTTTCCTATGCCCTTTTGGGTTTTCGATCGGGGGCTCCGAAAAAGGATGGATTGCGACTCTGTTTTTATCTTTCGGCCGGCGCCCTTGTTTTCAGTTTTTACATGGCCTATCTTTTGCTTTTTAAGCTGAAAATCCTCTGCCTTCTCTGTCTCGGCATGGATATCGCCGTCTTGCTGATCTTTATCCTCCTCCCTCCCGCAATCGGCATGGGCTGGCGGGATATCCTTAAGGGGAGGCTTCCTCAATCGATCATGAAACATTTAGGCTTTGTCGCCGTCATCTACTTCCTCGGCATTTTTGTGTTTTTTAACGTGGGAAAGGCGATGGGGGGGGATGTCAAGCCTGTCGACCGCGAACGATTCCTGAAAATCTTTTTTGCCCAGATGCCGACTCCTGTCGAGGCCGGTTCGCGGCCGATGTGGGGAACGCCTGGGGCGCCGGTGACGATTCTGGAATTTTCCGATTTTCAATGCCCCTTCTGCCGGGTCGCCGCCTTCAACATCAAGCCCAATCTGGCCGAATATAGAAACGACGTCGCGTTTTATTATGTCAATTATCCGCTCGATATTTCGTGCAACAAATATATGACCCGCGCGATGCATCCGAACAGCTGTCTGGCGGCAAAGGCCTCCCTTTGCGCCGACCGCGAGGGGAAATTTTGGGCCTATCACGATCTGACCTTCAAAAATCAAAAAACAATTTCAAGAGACACCCTCCTTGGGCAAGCCGAATCGCTCGGCATGAACCGCGAGGCCTTTTCCCAGTGTATTGATTCGGCCGGGATCGACGCAACGGTGAAGGAGGACATCGAGCTGGGGAACAAGCTGGACGTCCACGGGACCCCCGCCGTTTTTGTCAACGGCCGCGAGCTTCGCGCCTGGCGCGACCGCGAAATTTTGCGGAAGGTGATCGCCGAGGAACTGAAAAGAAAGGAAAAATAATATCATGCCGGATGCCTATATCATCGACGCGGTTCGAACACCGCGCGGCAAAAGAAACGGTAGCCTCTCGCTCGTCCATGCCATCGATCTCGCCACATACCCTTTAACGGCGCTGGTTTCCCGCAACCGCCTGAATCCCGACCAGATCGATGATGTTATCTACGGCTGTGTCTCGCAGAGAAAGGAACAGGACAACGACATCGCCCGCAGTGCGGTCTTGGCGGCCAAAATTTCCGAATCGGTCGCCGGCGTGACCCTCAACCGTTTCTGCGCCTCCGGCTTGACCGCCTGCAATTTTGCCACCGCATCGATTATGGCGGGACAGGAGGATCTGGTCATCGGCGGCGGCGTGGAACATATGACTCGTGTCCCGATGGAAATTGATTTTTTTCAGGGGGAATCCCTTCTCTCGAAGAATTATCCCAATCTGGTTCCCCAGGGGATTTCCGCCGAGATGATTTCGGAAAAATACAAATTATCGCGCCGTCAGCTCGACGAATTTGCGGTTCGCTCCCAGCAATTCGCCGGCCAAGCGTGGAGTGAAGGACGTTTTAAGAAAAGTATCATCCCGGTAAAGGCAAAAATGCCCGACGGGAAAGAATTTATGTTCGAAAAAGACGAGCACATGCGCCCGACAACAACCGTGGAGACTCTGGCGGGGCTTAAAACCGTATTCAAGGCCGACGGCGTGATTCATGCCGGCAACTCCAGCGGGATTGTGGACGGCTCTGCGGGCGTCT
Above is a window of Deltaproteobacteria bacterium DNA encoding:
- the bcp gene encoding thioredoxin-dependent thiol peroxidase, which gives rise to MTLKENDKAPDFSLKNQNGKTVSLKDCAGRQVVLYFYPKDLTPGCTTEACDFNANLAAIRKKGAVVLGVSFDDEKKHQQFIKKHGLEFDLLVDNAKEVAQKYGVYQMKKFMGKEFMGIVRTTFIIDGNGRIKKIFPQVKVDGHVDEVLGVL
- a CDS encoding thioredoxin domain-containing protein; the protein is MNKLPLKLIVVFCLLGGMMALFLTIQHYKLLDHGFEEKSFCTVNEWIDCDTVNASSYSSLFGLPVSGLGFLYYLVILSYALLGFRSGAPKKDGLRLCFYLSAGALVFSFYMAYLLLFKLKILCLLCLGMDIAVLLIFILLPPAIGMGWRDILKGRLPQSIMKHLGFVAVIYFLGIFVFFNVGKAMGGDVKPVDRERFLKIFFAQMPTPVEAGSRPMWGTPGAPVTILEFSDFQCPFCRVAAFNIKPNLAEYRNDVAFYYVNYPLDISCNKYMTRAMHPNSCLAAKASLCADREGKFWAYHDLTFKNQKTISRDTLLGQAESLGMNREAFSQCIDSAGIDATVKEDIELGNKLDVHGTPAVFVNGRELRAWRDREILRKVIAEELKRKEK
- a CDS encoding acetyl-CoA C-acyltransferase, yielding MPDAYIIDAVRTPRGKRNGSLSLVHAIDLATYPLTALVSRNRLNPDQIDDVIYGCVSQRKEQDNDIARSAVLAAKISESVAGVTLNRFCASGLTACNFATASIMAGQEDLVIGGGVEHMTRVPMEIDFFQGESLLSKNYPNLVPQGISAEMISEKYKLSRRQLDEFAVRSQQFAGQAWSEGRFKKSIIPVKAKMPDGKEFMFEKDEHMRPTTTVETLAGLKTVFKADGVIHAGNSSGIVDGSAGVLFASKERCRELGLKPRAKVVAMANSGSEPVIMLLGPIPATKKALK